The following proteins are co-located in the Brienomyrus brachyistius isolate T26 unplaced genomic scaffold, BBRACH_0.4 scaffold35, whole genome shotgun sequence genome:
- the LOC125721880 gene encoding uncharacterized protein LOC125721880 isoform X18 gives MTMHYVGQNILICTSSDPVHDTAEIPSTQAWEPKLEETEVAVSTDCPPSQDPVHYTAEAPSPQALKPKLEETEVAVSTDCPPSQDPVHDTAETPSTQAWEPKLEETEVAVSTDCPPSPEPVHDTAEAPSPQALEPKLEETEVAMSTDCPPSPEPVYYTAETPSPQALEPEMYEIEVELSSDHEDDQALNLRKRGTAKKPGSQKKQKKHAGVHKTSRNERVLSEDESTDNSEVDVRPPNGRPLGTAIQLLSQKKQKKHAGVHKTSRNKRVLSEGESTDNSEAEEERPSKQRKLGTAKKQGSQKKQKKHAGVHKTSRNERVLSEDESTDNSEAEEERPSKQRKLGTAKKQGSQKKQKKHAGVHKTSRNERVLSEDESTDNSEAEEERPSKQRKLGTAKKQGSQKKKKHAGVHKTGRNERVLSEDESTDNSEAEEERPSKQRKLGTAKKQGSQKKQKKHAGVHKTSRNERVLSEDESTDNSEAEEGRPSKRQKLGTAKKQGSQKKKKHAGVHKTGRNERVLSEDESTDNSEAEEERPSKQRKLGTAKKQGSQKKQKKHAGVHKTSRNERVLSEDESTDNSEAEEERPSKQRKLGTAKKQGSQKKVHHRSSQEPELQESSRSEEDHENALEWEYQEDIECEGDAEDELILKYRTRNSNNQKAPRRPQQIPRKLFMPTNEIKWSSSPDIAQPYCPATLHKVPGPTKLAVRQVSDIRSAFELFISKSIQKDLLKMTNLEGKRIYRKQWKDMDDVDMHAFYGVLILSSVYKSKREKPRSLWDPKTGRPIFSAVMSWMDFNKCTNCLRFDKWKKECARQQEDELAEIQPVWDKWVEQLPLMYNPGSNVTVDERLIKFKGRCSFKQYMPSKLARYGIKIWAACDAASSYAWNMQICTEKAKDVISKRDQGMRVMFDMTQGLSGHHITCGGFFTSYDLGQKLLKRNMTMVGPILRKKPELPPEISTLKERKVTSSEFLYTANTTLVSYISRKGKNVILMSTLHREGQISDREDKKPEMILHYNATKGGVDNLDRLMACYSCQRKTLRWPHMIFYNMMDISAYNAFVIWLAIQPDWEKSNSNKRWRLFLEELGRELVLPHIQRTERIPRAPAAALVIRRFRVEAAVTTGAGFNPPLPTAAAGGVLEKRCQDCPPWKDATTASVCTTCKRFICVKHRVKLCFGCV, from the exons ATGACAATGCATTACGTGGGTCAGAACATTCTCATCTGCACATCTTCAGATCCAGTACATGACACGGCTGAAATACCTTCAACACAAGCCTGGGAGCCAAAATTGGAAGAAACTGAG GTTGCCGTGTCGACAGACTGCCCGCCTTCCCAAG ATCCAGTACATTACACTGCCGAAGCACCTTCACCACAAGCCTTGAAGCCAAAATTGGAAGAGACTGAG GTTGCTGTGTCGACAGACTGCCCGCCTTCCCAAG ATCCAGTACATGACACGGCTGAAACACCTTCAACACAAGCCTGGGAGCCAAAATTAGAAGAAACTGAG GTTGCCGTGTCGACAGACTGCCCGCCTTCCCCAG AGCCAGTACATGACACGGCTGAAGCACCTTCACCACAAGCCTTGGAGCCAAAATTGGAAGAGACTGAG GTTGCCATGTCGACAGACTGCCCGCCTTCCCCAG AGCCAGTATATTACACGGCTGAAACACCTTCCCCACAAGCCCTGGAACCGGAAATGTATGAGATTGAG GTGGAGCTGTCCTCAGATCATGAAGATGATCAGGCGTTGAATCTGCGAAAACGGGGCACTGCGAAAAAACCAGGCTCCCAAAAAAAG CAGAAAAAGCATGCTGGAGTGCATAAAACAAGCCGAAACGAGAGAGTCCTCTCAGAGGATGAAAGCACAGACAACTCAGAAGTTGATGTGAGGCCACCGAACGGGCGACCACTGGGCACTGCAATTCAACTCCTCTCCCAAAAAAAG CAGAAAAAGCATGCTGGAGTGCATAAAACAAGCCGAAACAAGAGAGTCCTCTCAGAGGGTGAAAGCACAGACAACTCAGAAGCTGAAGAGGAAAGACCATCAAAACAACGAAAACTGGGCACTGCAAAAAAACAAGGCTCCCAAAAAAAG CAGAAAAAGCATGCTGGAGTGCATAAAACAAGCCGAAACGAGAGAGTCCTCTCAGAGGATGAAAGCACAGACAACTCAGAAGCTGAAGAGGAAAGACCATCAAAACAACGAAAACTGGGCACTGCAAAAAAACAAGGCTCCCAAAAAAAG CAGAAAAAGCATGCTGGAGTGCATAAAACAAGCCGAAACGAGAGAGTCCTCTCAGAGGATGAAAGCACAGACAACTCAGAAGCTGAAGAGGAAAGACCATCAAAACAACGAAAACTGGGCACTGCAAAAAAACAAGGCTCCCAAAAAAAG AAAAAGCATGCTGGAGTGCATAAAACAGGCCGAAACGAGAGAGTCCTCTCAGAGGATGAAAGCACAGACAACTCAGAAGCTGAAGAGGAAAGACCATCAAAACAACGAAAACTGGGCACTGCAAAAAAACAAGGCTCCCAAAAAAAG CAGAAAAAGCATGCTGGAGTGCATAAAACAAGCCGAAACGAGAGAGTCCTCTCAGAGGATGAAAGCACAGACAACTCAGAAGCTGAAGAGGGAAGGCCATCAAAACGACAAAAACTGGGCACTGCAAAAAAACAAGGCTCCCAAAAAAAG AAAAAGCATGCTGGAGTGCATAAAACAGGCCGAAACGAGAGAGTCCTCTCAGAGGATGAAAGCACAGACAACTCAGAAGCTGAAGAGGAAAGACCATCAAAACAACGAAAACTGGGCACTGCAAAAAAACAAGGCTCCCAAAAAAAG CAGAAAAAGCATGCTGGAGTGCATAAAACAAGCCGAAACGAGAGAGTCCTCTCAGAGGATGAAAGCACAGACAACTCAGAAGCTGAAGAGGAAAGGCCATCAAAACAACGAAAACTGGGCACTGCAAAAAAACAAGGCTCCCAAAAAAAG GTACACCACCGTTCTTCCCAAG AACCAGAATTGCAAGAATCGTCAAGGAGTGAAGAAGACCATGAGAATGCGTTAGAATGGGAGTATCAAGAGGACATTGAATGTGAGGGTGATGCAGAAGATGAACTCATTCTGAAGTACAGAACTCGAAACTCTAACAACCAAAAAGCCCCACGGCGACCCCAGCAGATACCAAGAAAACTATTCATGCCCACTAATGAGATTAAATGGTCATCATCTCCAGATATTGCACAACCTTACTGTCCTGCTACATTACATAAGGTACCCGGGCCCACGAAATTGGCAGTGAGACAGGTCAGTGACATAAGGTCAGCATTTGAACTATTTATTTCCAAGTCAATCCAGAAAGACCTTCTGAAAATGACCAACCTTGAGGGAAAACGCATTTACCGTAAGCAATGGAAAGACATGGATGACGTGGATATGCATGCCTTCTATGGGGTCCTCATCCTCTCAAGTGTCTACAAATCAAAACGTGAGAAACCTAGAAGTCTGTGGGATCCCAAGACAGGAAGACCTATTTTCAGTGCAGTAATGTCATGGATGGACTTCAACAAATGCACAAATTGCTTAAGATTTGACAAGTGGAAAAAAGAATGTGCCAGACAACAGGAGGACGAGTTGGCAGAAATACAACCTGTGTGGGACAAGTGGGTTGAGCAGCTTCCACTTATGTATAATCCAGGATCCAATGTGACTGTGGATGAGCGCCTTATTAAATTTAAAGGCCGTTGCTCATTCAAGCAGTATATGCCGTCCAAACTAGCAAGGTATGGCATAAAAATCTGGGCTGCATGTGATGCTGCTTCATCCTATGCATGGAACATGCAAATCTGCACCGAAAAGGCAAAGGACGTAATCTCAAAGAGAGACCAGGGAATGCGGGTGATGTTCGACATGACGCAGGGCCTCAGCGGCCACCACATCACTTGTGGTGGCTTTTTCACATCATATGACCTGGGGCAAAAACTCCTCAAGCGCAACATGACTATGGTTGGCCCAATATTGCGCAAAAAGCCAGAGCTGCCGCCGGAGATTTCCACACTGAAGGAGAGGAAAGTGACATCCTCAGAGTTTTTATATACAGCCAATACTACTCTGGTGTCGTACATATCACGGAAGGGCAAAAATGTGATACTGATGAGTACACTGCATCGAGAGGGACAGATCAGTGACAGGGAAGACAAGAAACCGGAGATGATTCTGCATTATAATGCCACAAAAGGAGGGGTAGACAATTTAGACAGGTTGATGGCCTGTTACAGCTGCCAACGAAAGACTTTACGGTGGCCCCATATGATCTTTTATAACATGATGGATATATCCGCATACAACGCTTTCGTGATCTGGCTGGCAATACAGCCAGACTGGGAAAAAAGTAACTCCAATAAGCGTTGGAGATTGTTTCTAGAGGAGCTGGGAAGGGAACTTGTGCTTCCTCACATCCAAAGAACAGAGAGGATTCCAAGGGCTCcggcagctgctttggtgataaGAAGGTTTCGAGTGGAGGCTGCTGTAACGACAGGTGCAGGATTCAACCCTCCGCTGCCTACA GCTGCCGCTGGTGGTGTATTGGAGAAACGCTGCCAGGATTGTCCCCCTTGGAAGGACGCAACGACGGCTTCCGTGTGCACCACCTGCAAGAGATTTATCTGTGTGAAGCACAGAGTGAAGCTCTGCTTCGGATGCGTGTAG
- the LOC125721880 gene encoding nucleolar protein dao-5-like isoform X8, with the protein MTMHYVGQNILICTSSDPVHDTAEIPSTQAWEPKLEETEVAVSTDCPPSQDPVHYTAEAPSPQALKPKLEETEVAVSTDCPPSQDPVHDTAETPSTQAWEPKLEETEVAVSTDCPPSPEPVHDTAEAPSPQALEPKLEETEVAMSTDCPPSPEPVYYTAETPSPQALEPEMYEIEVELSSDHEDDQALNLRKRGTAKKPGSQKKQKKHAGVHKTSRNERVLSEDESTDNSEVDVRPPNGRPLGTAIQLLSQKKQKKHAGVHKTSRNKRVLSEGESTDNSEAEEERPSKQRKLGTAKKQGSQKKKKHAGVHKTSRKERVLSEDESTDNSEAEEERPSKRQKLGTAKKQGSQKKQKKHAGVHKTSRNERVLSEDESTDNSEAEEERPSKQRKLGTAKKQGSQKKQKKHAGVHKTSRNERVLSEDESTDNSEAEEERPSKQRKLGTAKKQGSQKKKKHAGVHKTGRNERVLSEDESTDNSEAEEERPSKQRKLGTAKKQGSQKKQKKHAGVHKTSRNERVLSEDESTDNSEAEEGRPSKRQKLGTAKKQGSQKKKKHAGVHKTGRNERVLSEDESTDNSEAEEERPSKQRKLGTAKKQGSQKKQKKHAGVHKTSRNERVLSEDESTDNSEAEEERPSKQRKLGTAKKQGSQKKVHHRSSQEPELQESSRSEEDHENALEWEYQEDIECEGDAEDELILKYRTRNSNNQKAPRRPQQIPRKLFMPTNEIKWSSSPDIAQPYCPATLHKVPGPTKLAVRQVSDIRSAFELFISKSIQKDLLKMTNLEGKRIYRKQWKDMDDVDMHAFYGVLILSSVYKSKREKPRSLWDPKTGRPIFSAVMSWMDFNKCTNCLRFDKWKKECARQQEDELAEIQPVWDKWVEQLPLMYNPGSNVTVDERLIKFKGRCSFKQYMPSKLARYGIKIWAACDAASSYAWNMQICTEKAKDVISKRDQGMRVMFDMTQGLSGHHITCGGFFTSYDLGQKLLKRNMTMVGPILRKKPELPPEISTLKERKVTSSEFLYTANTTLVSYISRKGKNVILMSTLHREGQISDREDKKPEMILHYNATKGGVDNLDRLMACYSCQRKTLRWPHMIFYNMMDISAYNAFVIWLAIQPDWEKSNSNKRWRLFLEELGRELVLPHIQRTERIPRAPAAALVIRRFRVEAAVTTGAGFNPPLPTAAAGGVLEKRCQDCPPWKDATTASVCTTCKRFICVKHRVKLCFGCV; encoded by the exons ATGACAATGCATTACGTGGGTCAGAACATTCTCATCTGCACATCTTCAGATCCAGTACATGACACGGCTGAAATACCTTCAACACAAGCCTGGGAGCCAAAATTGGAAGAAACTGAG GTTGCCGTGTCGACAGACTGCCCGCCTTCCCAAG ATCCAGTACATTACACTGCCGAAGCACCTTCACCACAAGCCTTGAAGCCAAAATTGGAAGAGACTGAG GTTGCTGTGTCGACAGACTGCCCGCCTTCCCAAG ATCCAGTACATGACACGGCTGAAACACCTTCAACACAAGCCTGGGAGCCAAAATTAGAAGAAACTGAG GTTGCCGTGTCGACAGACTGCCCGCCTTCCCCAG AGCCAGTACATGACACGGCTGAAGCACCTTCACCACAAGCCTTGGAGCCAAAATTGGAAGAGACTGAG GTTGCCATGTCGACAGACTGCCCGCCTTCCCCAG AGCCAGTATATTACACGGCTGAAACACCTTCCCCACAAGCCCTGGAACCGGAAATGTATGAGATTGAG GTGGAGCTGTCCTCAGATCATGAAGATGATCAGGCGTTGAATCTGCGAAAACGGGGCACTGCGAAAAAACCAGGCTCCCAAAAAAAG CAGAAAAAGCATGCTGGAGTGCATAAAACAAGCCGAAACGAGAGAGTCCTCTCAGAGGATGAAAGCACAGACAACTCAGAAGTTGATGTGAGGCCACCGAACGGGCGACCACTGGGCACTGCAATTCAACTCCTCTCCCAAAAAAAG CAGAAAAAGCATGCTGGAGTGCATAAAACAAGCCGAAACAAGAGAGTCCTCTCAGAGGGTGAAAGCACAGACAACTCAGAAGCTGAAGAGGAAAGACCATCAAAACAACGAAAACTGGGCACTGCAAAAAAACAAGGCTCCCAAAAAAAG AAAAAGCATGCTGGAGTGCATAAAACAAGCCGAAAAGAAAGAGTCCTCTCAGAGGATGAAAGCACAGACAACTCAGAAGCTGAAGAGGAAAGACCATCAAAACGACAAAAACTGGGCACTGCAAAAAAACAAGGCTCCCAAAAAAAG CAGAAAAAGCATGCTGGAGTGCATAAAACAAGCCGAAACGAGAGAGTCCTCTCAGAGGATGAAAGCACAGACAACTCAGAAGCTGAAGAGGAAAGACCATCAAAACAACGAAAACTGGGCACTGCAAAAAAACAAGGCTCCCAAAAAAAG CAGAAAAAGCATGCTGGAGTGCATAAAACAAGCCGAAACGAGAGAGTCCTCTCAGAGGATGAAAGCACAGACAACTCAGAAGCTGAAGAGGAAAGACCATCAAAACAACGAAAACTGGGCACTGCAAAAAAACAAGGCTCCCAAAAAAAG AAAAAGCATGCTGGAGTGCATAAAACAGGCCGAAACGAGAGAGTCCTCTCAGAGGATGAAAGCACAGACAACTCAGAAGCTGAAGAGGAAAGACCATCAAAACAACGAAAACTGGGCACTGCAAAAAAACAAGGCTCCCAAAAAAAG CAGAAAAAGCATGCTGGAGTGCATAAAACAAGCCGAAACGAGAGAGTCCTCTCAGAGGATGAAAGCACAGACAACTCAGAAGCTGAAGAGGGAAGGCCATCAAAACGACAAAAACTGGGCACTGCAAAAAAACAAGGCTCCCAAAAAAAG AAAAAGCATGCTGGAGTGCATAAAACAGGCCGAAACGAGAGAGTCCTCTCAGAGGATGAAAGCACAGACAACTCAGAAGCTGAAGAGGAAAGACCATCAAAACAACGAAAACTGGGCACTGCAAAAAAACAAGGCTCCCAAAAAAAG CAGAAAAAGCATGCTGGAGTGCATAAAACAAGCCGAAACGAGAGAGTCCTCTCAGAGGATGAAAGCACAGACAACTCAGAAGCTGAAGAGGAAAGGCCATCAAAACAACGAAAACTGGGCACTGCAAAAAAACAAGGCTCCCAAAAAAAG GTACACCACCGTTCTTCCCAAG AACCAGAATTGCAAGAATCGTCAAGGAGTGAAGAAGACCATGAGAATGCGTTAGAATGGGAGTATCAAGAGGACATTGAATGTGAGGGTGATGCAGAAGATGAACTCATTCTGAAGTACAGAACTCGAAACTCTAACAACCAAAAAGCCCCACGGCGACCCCAGCAGATACCAAGAAAACTATTCATGCCCACTAATGAGATTAAATGGTCATCATCTCCAGATATTGCACAACCTTACTGTCCTGCTACATTACATAAGGTACCCGGGCCCACGAAATTGGCAGTGAGACAGGTCAGTGACATAAGGTCAGCATTTGAACTATTTATTTCCAAGTCAATCCAGAAAGACCTTCTGAAAATGACCAACCTTGAGGGAAAACGCATTTACCGTAAGCAATGGAAAGACATGGATGACGTGGATATGCATGCCTTCTATGGGGTCCTCATCCTCTCAAGTGTCTACAAATCAAAACGTGAGAAACCTAGAAGTCTGTGGGATCCCAAGACAGGAAGACCTATTTTCAGTGCAGTAATGTCATGGATGGACTTCAACAAATGCACAAATTGCTTAAGATTTGACAAGTGGAAAAAAGAATGTGCCAGACAACAGGAGGACGAGTTGGCAGAAATACAACCTGTGTGGGACAAGTGGGTTGAGCAGCTTCCACTTATGTATAATCCAGGATCCAATGTGACTGTGGATGAGCGCCTTATTAAATTTAAAGGCCGTTGCTCATTCAAGCAGTATATGCCGTCCAAACTAGCAAGGTATGGCATAAAAATCTGGGCTGCATGTGATGCTGCTTCATCCTATGCATGGAACATGCAAATCTGCACCGAAAAGGCAAAGGACGTAATCTCAAAGAGAGACCAGGGAATGCGGGTGATGTTCGACATGACGCAGGGCCTCAGCGGCCACCACATCACTTGTGGTGGCTTTTTCACATCATATGACCTGGGGCAAAAACTCCTCAAGCGCAACATGACTATGGTTGGCCCAATATTGCGCAAAAAGCCAGAGCTGCCGCCGGAGATTTCCACACTGAAGGAGAGGAAAGTGACATCCTCAGAGTTTTTATATACAGCCAATACTACTCTGGTGTCGTACATATCACGGAAGGGCAAAAATGTGATACTGATGAGTACACTGCATCGAGAGGGACAGATCAGTGACAGGGAAGACAAGAAACCGGAGATGATTCTGCATTATAATGCCACAAAAGGAGGGGTAGACAATTTAGACAGGTTGATGGCCTGTTACAGCTGCCAACGAAAGACTTTACGGTGGCCCCATATGATCTTTTATAACATGATGGATATATCCGCATACAACGCTTTCGTGATCTGGCTGGCAATACAGCCAGACTGGGAAAAAAGTAACTCCAATAAGCGTTGGAGATTGTTTCTAGAGGAGCTGGGAAGGGAACTTGTGCTTCCTCACATCCAAAGAACAGAGAGGATTCCAAGGGCTCcggcagctgctttggtgataaGAAGGTTTCGAGTGGAGGCTGCTGTAACGACAGGTGCAGGATTCAACCCTCCGCTGCCTACA GCTGCCGCTGGTGGTGTATTGGAGAAACGCTGCCAGGATTGTCCCCCTTGGAAGGACGCAACGACGGCTTCCGTGTGCACCACCTGCAAGAGATTTATCTGTGTGAAGCACAGAGTGAAGCTCTGCTTCGGATGCGTGTAG
- the LOC125721880 gene encoding uncharacterized protein LOC125721880 isoform X44 → MTMHYVGQNILICTSSDPVHDTAEIPSTQAWEPKLEETEVAVSTDCPPSQDPVHYTAEAPSPQALKPKLEETEVAVSTDCPPSQDPVHDTAETPSTQAWEPKLEETEVAVSTDCPPSPEPVHDTAEAPSPQALEPKLEETEVAMSTDCPPSPEPVYYTAETPSPQALEPEMYEIEVELSSDHEDDQALNLRKRGTAKKPGSQKKQKKHAGVHKTSRNERVLSEDESTDNSEAEEERPSKQRKLGTAKKQGSQKKKKHAGVHKTGRNERVLSEDESTDNSEAEEERPSKQRKLGTAKKQGSQKKQKKHAGVHKTSRNERVLSEDESTDNSEAEEGRPSKRQKLGTAKKQGSQKKKKHAGVHKTGRNERVLSEDESTDNSEAEEERPSKQRKLGTAKKQGSQKKQKKHAGVHKTSRNERVLSEDESTDNSEAEEERPSKQRKLGTAKKQGSQKKVHHRSSQEPELQESSRSEEDHENALEWEYQEDIECEGDAEDELILKYRTRNSNNQKAPRRPQQIPRKLFMPTNEIKWSSSPDIAQPYCPATLHKVPGPTKLAVRQVSDIRSAFELFISKSIQKDLLKMTNLEGKRIYRKQWKDMDDVDMHAFYGVLILSSVYKSKREKPRSLWDPKTGRPIFSAVMSWMDFNKCTNCLRFDKWKKECARQQEDELAEIQPVWDKWVEQLPLMYNPGSNVTVDERLIKFKGRCSFKQYMPSKLARYGIKIWAACDAASSYAWNMQICTEKAKDVISKRDQGMRVMFDMTQGLSGHHITCGGFFTSYDLGQKLLKRNMTMVGPILRKKPELPPEISTLKERKVTSSEFLYTANTTLVSYISRKGKNVILMSTLHREGQISDREDKKPEMILHYNATKGGVDNLDRLMACYSCQRKTLRWPHMIFYNMMDISAYNAFVIWLAIQPDWEKSNSNKRWRLFLEELGRELVLPHIQRTERIPRAPAAALVIRRFRVEAAVTTGAGFNPPLPTAAAGGVLEKRCQDCPPWKDATTASVCTTCKRFICVKHRVKLCFGCV, encoded by the exons ATGACAATGCATTACGTGGGTCAGAACATTCTCATCTGCACATCTTCAGATCCAGTACATGACACGGCTGAAATACCTTCAACACAAGCCTGGGAGCCAAAATTGGAAGAAACTGAG GTTGCCGTGTCGACAGACTGCCCGCCTTCCCAAG ATCCAGTACATTACACTGCCGAAGCACCTTCACCACAAGCCTTGAAGCCAAAATTGGAAGAGACTGAG GTTGCTGTGTCGACAGACTGCCCGCCTTCCCAAG ATCCAGTACATGACACGGCTGAAACACCTTCAACACAAGCCTGGGAGCCAAAATTAGAAGAAACTGAG GTTGCCGTGTCGACAGACTGCCCGCCTTCCCCAG AGCCAGTACATGACACGGCTGAAGCACCTTCACCACAAGCCTTGGAGCCAAAATTGGAAGAGACTGAG GTTGCCATGTCGACAGACTGCCCGCCTTCCCCAG AGCCAGTATATTACACGGCTGAAACACCTTCCCCACAAGCCCTGGAACCGGAAATGTATGAGATTGAG GTGGAGCTGTCCTCAGATCATGAAGATGATCAGGCGTTGAATCTGCGAAAACGGGGCACTGCGAAAAAACCAGGCTCCCAAAAAAAG CAGAAAAAGCATGCTGGAGTGCATAAAACAAGCCGAAACGAGAGAGTCCTCTCAGAGGATGAAAGCACAGACAACTCAGAAGCTGAAGAGGAAAGACCATCAAAACAACGAAAACTGGGCACTGCAAAAAAACAAGGCTCCCAAAAAAAG AAAAAGCATGCTGGAGTGCATAAAACAGGCCGAAACGAGAGAGTCCTCTCAGAGGATGAAAGCACAGACAACTCAGAAGCTGAAGAGGAAAGACCATCAAAACAACGAAAACTGGGCACTGCAAAAAAACAAGGCTCCCAAAAAAAG CAGAAAAAGCATGCTGGAGTGCATAAAACAAGCCGAAACGAGAGAGTCCTCTCAGAGGATGAAAGCACAGACAACTCAGAAGCTGAAGAGGGAAGGCCATCAAAACGACAAAAACTGGGCACTGCAAAAAAACAAGGCTCCCAAAAAAAG AAAAAGCATGCTGGAGTGCATAAAACAGGCCGAAACGAGAGAGTCCTCTCAGAGGATGAAAGCACAGACAACTCAGAAGCTGAAGAGGAAAGACCATCAAAACAACGAAAACTGGGCACTGCAAAAAAACAAGGCTCCCAAAAAAAG CAGAAAAAGCATGCTGGAGTGCATAAAACAAGCCGAAACGAGAGAGTCCTCTCAGAGGATGAAAGCACAGACAACTCAGAAGCTGAAGAGGAAAGGCCATCAAAACAACGAAAACTGGGCACTGCAAAAAAACAAGGCTCCCAAAAAAAG GTACACCACCGTTCTTCCCAAG AACCAGAATTGCAAGAATCGTCAAGGAGTGAAGAAGACCATGAGAATGCGTTAGAATGGGAGTATCAAGAGGACATTGAATGTGAGGGTGATGCAGAAGATGAACTCATTCTGAAGTACAGAACTCGAAACTCTAACAACCAAAAAGCCCCACGGCGACCCCAGCAGATACCAAGAAAACTATTCATGCCCACTAATGAGATTAAATGGTCATCATCTCCAGATATTGCACAACCTTACTGTCCTGCTACATTACATAAGGTACCCGGGCCCACGAAATTGGCAGTGAGACAGGTCAGTGACATAAGGTCAGCATTTGAACTATTTATTTCCAAGTCAATCCAGAAAGACCTTCTGAAAATGACCAACCTTGAGGGAAAACGCATTTACCGTAAGCAATGGAAAGACATGGATGACGTGGATATGCATGCCTTCTATGGGGTCCTCATCCTCTCAAGTGTCTACAAATCAAAACGTGAGAAACCTAGAAGTCTGTGGGATCCCAAGACAGGAAGACCTATTTTCAGTGCAGTAATGTCATGGATGGACTTCAACAAATGCACAAATTGCTTAAGATTTGACAAGTGGAAAAAAGAATGTGCCAGACAACAGGAGGACGAGTTGGCAGAAATACAACCTGTGTGGGACAAGTGGGTTGAGCAGCTTCCACTTATGTATAATCCAGGATCCAATGTGACTGTGGATGAGCGCCTTATTAAATTTAAAGGCCGTTGCTCATTCAAGCAGTATATGCCGTCCAAACTAGCAAGGTATGGCATAAAAATCTGGGCTGCATGTGATGCTGCTTCATCCTATGCATGGAACATGCAAATCTGCACCGAAAAGGCAAAGGACGTAATCTCAAAGAGAGACCAGGGAATGCGGGTGATGTTCGACATGACGCAGGGCCTCAGCGGCCACCACATCACTTGTGGTGGCTTTTTCACATCATATGACCTGGGGCAAAAACTCCTCAAGCGCAACATGACTATGGTTGGCCCAATATTGCGCAAAAAGCCAGAGCTGCCGCCGGAGATTTCCACACTGAAGGAGAGGAAAGTGACATCCTCAGAGTTTTTATATACAGCCAATACTACTCTGGTGTCGTACATATCACGGAAGGGCAAAAATGTGATACTGATGAGTACACTGCATCGAGAGGGACAGATCAGTGACAGGGAAGACAAGAAACCGGAGATGATTCTGCATTATAATGCCACAAAAGGAGGGGTAGACAATTTAGACAGGTTGATGGCCTGTTACAGCTGCCAACGAAAGACTTTACGGTGGCCCCATATGATCTTTTATAACATGATGGATATATCCGCATACAACGCTTTCGTGATCTGGCTGGCAATACAGCCAGACTGGGAAAAAAGTAACTCCAATAAGCGTTGGAGATTGTTTCTAGAGGAGCTGGGAAGGGAACTTGTGCTTCCTCACATCCAAAGAACAGAGAGGATTCCAAGGGCTCcggcagctgctttggtgataaGAAGGTTTCGAGTGGAGGCTGCTGTAACGACAGGTGCAGGATTCAACCCTCCGCTGCCTACA GCTGCCGCTGGTGGTGTATTGGAGAAACGCTGCCAGGATTGTCCCCCTTGGAAGGACGCAACGACGGCTTCCGTGTGCACCACCTGCAAGAGATTTATCTGTGTGAAGCACAGAGTGAAGCTCTGCTTCGGATGCGTGTAG